A single window of Candidatus Stygibacter australis DNA harbors:
- the rplK gene encoding 50S ribosomal protein L11 — MAKPKDVEHVIKLQLPAGKATPAPPVGPALGQAGINIGEFCKVFNDKTKDAPGMIFPVVIMVKKNKSYTFEIKTPPAAVLIKKEAGLAKGSGEPNREKVGTIKREQVRKIAEIKMKDLNAFTIEAAMRMIEGTARNMGVLVED, encoded by the coding sequence ATGGCAAAACCAAAAGATGTAGAACACGTAATCAAGTTGCAGTTACCGGCAGGTAAAGCAACGCCAGCTCCTCCGGTAGGACCGGCATTGGGACAGGCAGGGATCAATATAGGTGAATTTTGTAAGGTATTTAATGATAAGACAAAAGATGCACCAGGTATGATATTCCCAGTAGTAATAATGGTGAAGAAGAATAAGAGTTACACATTTGAAATAAAGACTCCTCCGGCAGCAGTGTTAATCAAGAAAGAAGCAGGATTAGCCAAAGGTTCAGGAGAGCCCAATCGGGAAAAGGTTGGGACCATCAAGCGTGAGCAGGTTCGTAAGATAGCAGAGATCAAGATGAAAGACTTGAATGCATTTACGATCGAGGCTGCGATGCGGATGATCGAAGGTACTGCAAGAAACATGGGTGTATTAGTCGAAGATTAG
- the rplA gene encoding 50S ribosomal protein L1, translating to MASKRYRESHAMVDKTRRYVLDEAVELLQKFPKAKFDETVEIHFNLGVDPRKADQQIRNSLVLPHGTGKKVTVLVFAEGEKAEEAKAAGADFVGVDEYVEKIQGGWLDFDVAIATPNLMGKIGRLGRVLGPRGMMPNPKVGTVTMDVTKAVNDSKGGKVTYRIDKFANLHIMAGRLSFEPEKLKENLLTLIAAILRERPAAVKGVFIKSIALTSTMSPGIKLDVPSVSLEAKK from the coding sequence ATGGCTAGCAAGAGGTATCGCGAATCCCATGCGATGGTTGACAAGACCAGGCGTTATGTTCTCGATGAAGCAGTCGAATTATTGCAGAAATTTCCCAAGGCAAAATTCGATGAGACCGTTGAGATTCATTTCAACCTGGGGGTTGACCCACGTAAGGCAGATCAGCAAATCCGTAATTCGCTAGTCCTTCCCCACGGAACTGGAAAGAAAGTTACCGTTTTAGTTTTCGCAGAAGGTGAAAAAGCTGAAGAAGCTAAGGCAGCCGGAGCTGATTTTGTTGGCGTAGATGAATACGTTGAGAAGATCCAGGGTGGCTGGCTTGATTTTGATGTTGCAATAGCAACACCCAATTTGATGGGTAAGATCGGGCGTCTTGGTAGAGTATTGGGACCACGCGGAATGATGCCGAATCCCAAAGTAGGCACAGTAACCATGGATGTGACTAAAGCAGTAAACGATTCCAAAGGTGGAAAAGTAACCTACAGAATTGATAAGTTCGCAAATCTTCATATCATGGCAGGCAGATTAAGTTTTGAGCCAGAGAAATTGAAAGAAAATCTTTTAACCCTCATAGCAGCGATTCTTCGCGAAAGACCTGCTGCAGTTAAAGGAGTTTTTATCAAGTCTATTGCTCTGACTTCTACCATGAGTCCCGGAATCAAATTAGATGTACCAAGTGTATCGCTTGAGGCAAAGAAGTAG
- the rplJ gene encoding 50S ribosomal protein L10, with product MHQPYKVAAVKQLKERIEGAKAIVLVDYKGIDIEEVNELRGRLRRSDVDYFVSKNTFIKQALHELDIQELDEYLKGPTAIAVSLTDEVSPAREIAKFKKEVMKDKKFPSFKVGYVGNSVIGVEGLSKFASLPSKEQLISMVLQGLNAPIAGLVGALSGVTRKFVYAIDAIAKKKAAEE from the coding sequence ATGCATCAACCTTATAAAGTAGCAGCAGTAAAGCAACTGAAAGAACGGATTGAAGGTGCAAAAGCCATTGTCCTTGTGGATTACAAAGGTATCGACATTGAGGAAGTAAATGAGCTTCGTGGCAGATTGCGCCGCAGTGATGTTGATTATTTTGTATCCAAAAATACTTTCATAAAACAAGCTTTGCACGAATTGGACATCCAGGAACTGGATGAATATTTGAAGGGACCTACAGCAATAGCTGTATCATTGACAGATGAAGTATCTCCGGCAAGGGAGATAGCGAAATTTAAGAAAGAAGTAATGAAGGACAAAAAATTCCCTTCATTTAAAGTAGGTTATGTTGGCAACTCCGTAATAGGAGTGGAAGGACTTTCAAAATTTGCAAGTTTGCCAAGTAAAGAACAGTTGATAAGCATGGTGTTACAGGGACTGAATGCGCCGATCGCAGGATTGGTAGGAGCATTATCAGGAGTAACGAGAAAATTTGTATATGCGATTGACGCTATCGCTAAGAAAAAAGCAGCAGAAGAATAA
- the rplL gene encoding 50S ribosomal protein L7/L12, with amino-acid sequence MADKKEQVMEIIKEMTVLELHELVKELEEFFGVSAAAPVAAAAGPAAVAEAAEEKTEFDVILTSAGAKKIQAIKVVRQITKLGLKEAKDLVDNCPKPLVEGVSKEEAEKMKAQVEESGASVEIK; translated from the coding sequence ATGGCTGATAAGAAAGAACAGGTAATGGAAATAATCAAGGAAATGACAGTCCTTGAGCTTCATGAACTGGTAAAAGAACTGGAAGAATTCTTTGGCGTGAGCGCTGCAGCACCCGTAGCAGCAGCAGCGGGTCCAGCGGCAGTAGCAGAAGCAGCCGAAGAAAAGACAGAATTTGACGTAATCTTAACAAGTGCCGGAGCTAAAAAGATTCAGGCGATCAAGGTTGTACGTCAGATCACAAAACTTGGATTAAAAGAAGCTAAGGATTTAGTTGACAATTGTCCAAAGCCCTTAGTAGAAGGTGTAAGTAAAGAAGAAGCTGAAAAGATGAAAGCACAGGTAGAAGAATCAGGTGCATCTGTCGAAATTAAATAA
- the rpoB gene encoding DNA-directed RNA polymerase subunit beta has product MKFKSYSRIKKKAEEAGLPSVRVPNLLSMQIDSFEDFLQRDVHPQKRIEFGLESVFQSVFPLEDPKGLYKLEYLDYEVLKEKYSVEECVERNLSFQAPVKARMRLTKYDEEVLKDTGEKQEKEQIEQDVFLGEIPLITTKGTFVINGAERIIISQLHRSPGIFFSETKHPSGKSLFSAKLIPYTGSWLEFTMDIHNAMYVLIDKRRKLPVTVLLRSLGYSTNQDLREHFYESEELKLSEAEGRHLFEDIKDKDGDLLLPGGSELDSEASESLRVNKIKKVKIISINSEVTRKILEQTIAKDTTESKNEALVKIYSLIRPGDEPTPESAEDLFERMFFNEKRYNLGKVGRYKLNSRLELEIDPGKHIVTREDMVAIVSKLIAIFDERDRIDDIDHLANRRVRTVGELLGEQYNIGLARVARTALERMNIANPDEITIHDLINSNALIAVVQSFFLTGQLSQFMEQTNPLTALTHKRRLSALGPGGLTRERAGFEVRDVHYSHYGRVCPIETPEGPNIGLLSSPAMYSKINSLGFLETPYVKVVDSKITDQVDYLDPQMEDKYTIAQANINYNPKTLEITDKLVFARKNGEYVQEPPENVDYMDVCSQQIVSVSASLIPFLEHDDANRALMGSNMQRQAVPLVVPEVPLVGTGMERVVAEDSGVVALAPFDGKVTRVTSSYVEIERDNPDESIMDLESHNRIYLRKFQRSNQDTTINQRPTVNIGDHVKKGDILSDGPAIASGRLALGRNMLVAFMPWYGYNYEDAIILSENVAREDMLTSIYIEEHEVLVRDTKNGKEELAYDIPNVPNKSLRNLDKTGIIRIGSVVKSGDIIVGKITPKNTDIDPSPEENLMRALFGDRAGDFSNSSLKAKPGMEGVVIDVKVFSKKEDRMDDFLDDPERNKNNAEQIKLEREDRENRIDNYLSQHLGDALVGEIAKNIVNIKTGIFMIPSGKKIDRKDLEKVNFKKLNLDYDLIENTVKNDKIYQELILRIKKAREESENIYKKQQDRIKRGDELPHGVRKMVKVFIAKKRKIQVGDKMAGRHGNKGVISRISPIADMPFMRDGKPVDVILNPLGVPSRMNIGQIMETHLGMAALSLGFHVETPVFDGATIEDIRSELTKAELATDGKMVLYDGKTGEPFKERVTVGIMYMLKLNHLVADKMHARSTGPYSLITQQPLGGKAQHGGQRLGEMEVWALEAYGASRLLEEMLTIKSDDVDGRTNAFKAISSGQNPPKPGVPESFNVLVSELKSLCFDIDFIVEKHEDVNP; this is encoded by the coding sequence TTGAAATTCAAAAGTTATTCTCGAATAAAAAAGAAAGCCGAAGAAGCGGGATTACCTTCCGTACGTGTACCTAACCTGTTATCTATGCAGATAGATTCCTTTGAGGATTTTCTGCAGAGGGATGTTCATCCCCAAAAGCGGATTGAATTCGGATTGGAATCTGTATTTCAGTCAGTATTTCCGCTGGAAGATCCGAAAGGTCTTTATAAACTTGAATATCTGGATTATGAGGTACTGAAAGAGAAGTATTCCGTGGAAGAGTGTGTTGAGCGGAATTTATCATTCCAGGCGCCGGTTAAGGCGCGGATGCGATTGACCAAATATGATGAAGAAGTGCTGAAAGATACCGGAGAAAAGCAAGAAAAGGAACAGATAGAGCAAGACGTGTTCCTCGGAGAGATACCCTTGATAACCACTAAGGGTACTTTTGTCATAAATGGTGCTGAGCGGATCATCATCAGTCAGCTACATCGCAGCCCCGGAATATTCTTTTCAGAGACTAAGCACCCGAGTGGCAAGTCGTTATTTTCCGCCAAATTAATACCCTATACCGGTTCATGGTTAGAGTTCACAATGGATATTCATAATGCGATGTATGTATTGATAGATAAACGTCGCAAGCTACCAGTAACAGTATTATTGAGATCTTTGGGATATTCCACTAATCAGGATCTGCGTGAACATTTCTATGAAAGCGAAGAATTGAAATTGAGTGAAGCTGAGGGTAGGCACTTATTTGAAGATATTAAAGATAAGGATGGAGATTTATTACTGCCGGGAGGTAGTGAATTAGATTCAGAAGCATCAGAAAGCCTGCGAGTGAATAAGATTAAAAAGGTTAAGATAATATCTATTAATTCTGAAGTAACCAGAAAAATTCTGGAGCAGACTATAGCAAAGGATACAACTGAAAGCAAAAATGAAGCTTTAGTAAAAATATACAGTTTAATACGTCCGGGGGATGAACCAACCCCAGAATCAGCAGAAGACCTGTTTGAACGGATGTTTTTTAATGAAAAGCGTTATAATTTAGGCAAAGTAGGCAGATATAAACTAAATAGTCGTCTTGAACTGGAAATTGACCCAGGAAAGCATATAGTAACTCGTGAAGATATGGTGGCTATAGTATCTAAGTTGATAGCCATTTTTGACGAGCGTGACAGAATAGATGATATTGATCATCTGGCAAATCGTCGAGTAAGAACTGTAGGTGAATTATTAGGTGAGCAATATAATATTGGTCTTGCTCGTGTAGCACGTACAGCCTTGGAGAGAATGAATATCGCTAATCCTGATGAGATAACTATACATGACTTGATAAACAGTAATGCTCTGATCGCTGTAGTTCAGAGTTTTTTCCTGACGGGACAGCTTTCTCAATTTATGGAACAAACCAATCCCTTAACAGCCTTAACTCACAAGCGTCGTTTATCGGCATTAGGTCCTGGTGGATTGACCCGTGAGCGTGCTGGTTTTGAAGTTCGTGATGTGCATTATTCGCATTACGGAAGAGTGTGTCCTATAGAGACTCCTGAAGGTCCAAATATTGGTTTATTATCATCACCAGCGATGTATTCAAAGATCAACAGCCTGGGATTTCTGGAAACCCCTTATGTGAAAGTGGTTGACAGTAAAATTACTGATCAGGTAGATTACCTTGATCCTCAGATGGAAGATAAATACACTATTGCTCAGGCAAATATAAATTATAATCCCAAGACCCTGGAAATTACAGATAAACTGGTATTTGCCAGAAAGAACGGTGAATATGTACAGGAACCACCAGAGAACGTAGATTATATGGATGTGTGTTCACAGCAGATCGTATCTGTGTCAGCATCATTGATCCCCTTCCTGGAGCATGATGATGCGAATCGTGCCTTGATGGGTTCAAACATGCAGCGTCAGGCAGTTCCACTTGTAGTTCCAGAAGTTCCTTTAGTCGGAACCGGGATGGAGAGAGTGGTTGCTGAGGATAGCGGAGTAGTTGCTCTGGCACCATTTGATGGCAAAGTTACGCGGGTAACAAGCTCATATGTGGAGATAGAACGAGATAATCCAGACGAAAGCATAATGGATCTGGAAAGTCATAACCGGATATATTTACGAAAATTTCAGAGATCAAATCAGGATACAACAATAAATCAAAGACCCACTGTTAATATCGGTGATCATGTAAAGAAAGGTGATATCCTGTCTGATGGACCGGCAATAGCCAGTGGCAGACTTGCTCTTGGCAGAAACATGCTGGTTGCCTTTATGCCCTGGTATGGATATAATTATGAGGATGCTATCATTTTGAGTGAGAATGTAGCTCGGGAAGATATGCTGACCTCAATTTATATCGAAGAGCATGAAGTTCTGGTTCGTGATACAAAGAATGGCAAAGAAGAACTTGCATATGATATTCCGAATGTGCCTAATAAGAGTCTTCGTAACCTTGATAAGACTGGAATTATCCGGATTGGATCAGTAGTAAAATCCGGTGATATAATTGTAGGAAAGATCACACCTAAGAATACTGATATAGATCCTTCACCAGAGGAGAATCTGATGCGTGCCCTGTTTGGAGATAGAGCAGGTGATTTCAGCAATAGTTCTTTGAAAGCAAAACCTGGTATGGAAGGTGTGGTAATTGATGTGAAAGTGTTCTCTAAGAAAGAAGACAGGATGGATGATTTTCTTGATGATCCGGAACGTAATAAGAATAATGCTGAGCAGATCAAACTGGAAAGAGAAGATCGTGAAAACCGCATAGATAATTATCTTTCTCAACATCTGGGAGATGCATTAGTTGGCGAGATTGCCAAGAACATCGTTAATATCAAAACAGGTATCTTCATGATACCATCAGGTAAAAAGATAGACCGTAAAGATCTTGAAAAGGTTAATTTTAAGAAATTGAATCTTGATTATGATCTGATTGAAAACACGGTAAAAAATGACAAGATATATCAGGAATTGATCTTACGGATAAAGAAAGCGCGGGAAGAAAGCGAAAATATCTATAAAAAACAGCAGGACAGGATCAAGCGTGGTGATGAATTACCACACGGTGTTCGCAAGATGGTGAAAGTATTTATCGCCAAAAAGCGTAAAATCCAGGTTGGTGATAAAATGGCCGGACGTCATGGTAATAAGGGTGTGATCAGTAGAATCAGTCCGATTGCTGATATGCCGTTTATGAGAGACGGAAAGCCGGTAGATGTGATCCTTAATCCCCTGGGTGTACCTTCACGTATGAATATTGGTCAGATCATGGAAACTCACCTTGGAATGGCAGCTTTATCCTTGGGATTTCATGTAGAAACTCCTGTCTTTGATGGAGCTACTATAGAAGACATTCGCTCTGAATTAACCAAGGCTGAACTGGCAACAGATGGCAAAATGGTTTTATATGATGGTAAAACCGGTGAGCCTTTTAAAGAACGCGTAACTGTAGGCATAATGTATATGCTGAAATTGAATCATCTGGTGGCAGATAAGATGCATGCCCGATCAACAGGACCTTATTCATTAATAACTCAACAGCCTTTAGGTGGAAAAGCGCAGCATGGTGGACAGAGATTGGGAGAGATGGAAGTGTGGGCACTGGAAGCTTATGGAGCTTCAAGATTGCTGGAAGAGATGCTCACAATTAAATCAGATGATGTAGATGGAAGAACAAATGCCTTCAAGGCAATTTCAAGTGGTCAGAATCCTCCCAAACCGGGGGTTCCTGAGTCATTTAATGTGCTGGTAAGCGAATTGAAATCTCTCTGTTTTGATATTGATTTCATTGTAGAGAAACACGAAGATGTCAATCCATAG